The nucleotide window CGGCTTGCTCATATCAATTAAAATTTAAAATAACACAACAATAATCAAAAAAAAAACAAAGGCTAGAAGATCATGCAATAATGATGATTAATAATTGATATACAATGAAAGAAAATATATTCCACAAACCCATTATTAAAAAAAGTATTGAAGCTATATTACAAGAAGAAGTGATTAAGAATGGTGCATTTCCTAAGATGGATGGAGTCATCAGAGATACAATGGATACTCTTTACCTTACACTAATAGTTCACACTTACGGAAATCAGAGTAAAGCAGCAAAAATGCTAGGGGTAAGCAGAAGTGTTTACAAAAAAAGACTGGAAGAAGCATTAAAAAGGAAAAGGAAAAGGAAAAGGAAAAGGAAAAGGAAAAAAATATAATCATATACTCTATGGGGTAGTACTTATGCAGAAGCTCTAACTTCACTATCTCTACTTCTATCTCAGCGTTGAAATCTTTCCAGACGTAGCACTAAGGATTGAATGTTTTTCATCGGAATCATTTCTGTATGACCTTGGTTCAATGGCTTAATATCTAGATAGGTAAAAAATTGCACTACTCACAACAGAAATTAAGTAGTGCCATGTAAGAAAAATAAAAGCAATCTAAAATATTCAATGTGCAGTTTATTATCAGCATTAACATATGTTAATGCTGAAAAATACGGGCACTTATTCAAAAACCAACCACCTGCAATTTGATTAAATCAGATAAAATTTCAACCCAACATCTACACCCTAATACAGTTTATGCAAACACATACAATTTACAAAAAATGAAAATTTATCAATTAATCCTCACAGATATCAATAAAAACAAATTTCAAAGTGGCGAATACATAAGTGTTCTCAACATTAGCAACCATTACAGTAAGGGGCTATCGCCGACCAGGGACGCTCTCAAAGAATTAACACACAATAAAATACTTACCAAAGGCCAAGGGAGAAAAGTTCTACTTCCAAAACTAACAACATCAACATCATCAGGCTTACACTTTCTACTGAAAAGTCTCTTACCAAAAATAATTGAAGACTCAGTTCATGAAAACTATGAAAGTTGGAAGCTTGATATCTTTAGTAAGTTCCCATTATATAAAGGCAGAAAAGAAGATACCGAAACATACGATTGCTTAGTAAACCAACACAACCTATACAAATGGTTACTTGGGGGCTCTAAATGCACTTTATCTGAAATATTACTCGAAACATTATCCAGAGTATTTAGATATCAATATTTTGCCTTATTACATGGTGAGGATGTACTTTTATCTAGAGATGACTATCATACGCTACTGGATTTTGTGATTGACGACAATGTAGATGGATTAATAGGTAAAATATTAACCCAC belongs to Vibrio splendidus and includes:
- a CDS encoding GntR family transcriptional regulator, which produces MKIYQLILTDINKNKFQSGEYISVLNISNHYSKGLSPTRDALKELTHNKILTKGQGRKVLLPKLTTSTSSGLHFLLKSLLPKIIEDSVHENYESWKLDIFSKFPLYKGRKEDTETYDCLVNQHNLYKWLLGGSKCTLSEILLETLSRVFRYQYFALLHGEDVLLSRDDYHTLLDFVIDDNVDGLIGKILTHLDKSERIVNMVIVEKS
- a CDS encoding helix-turn-helix domain-containing protein, with protein sequence MKENIFHKPIIKKSIEAILQEEVIKNGAFPKMDGVIRDTMDTLYLTLIVHTYGNQSKAAKMLGVSRSVYKKRLEEALKRKRKRKRKRKRKKI